From Flavipsychrobacter sp., a single genomic window includes:
- a CDS encoding RNA polymerase sigma-70 factor, translating into MSSIKGQPLEEALIFDTRYATRRMEQDISYSIPTTSDSTVIFEQIFKDNFKDLHGYACSILKDSDDAEEIVQNVFFKLWEKREKIPTLNSVPAYLYRSVHNECLNSIKHNKVKADYQSHSLHVASNDTNTSDNTTTKELEHRIHDAINSLPEQCRTIFQLSRFEELKYREIADKLGLSVKTVENQMGKALKVMRTKLADFLPSLILVLLNLLNEIT; encoded by the coding sequence ATGTCATCTATAAAAGGACAACCATTGGAAGAAGCACTTATCTTTGATACAAGATACGCTACACGCAGAATGGAACAGGACATAAGTTACAGTATACCAACCACTTCTGACAGCACAGTGATCTTTGAACAAATCTTTAAGGATAACTTCAAAGACCTGCACGGCTACGCATGCTCTATCCTTAAGGACAGCGATGATGCAGAAGAGATCGTTCAGAATGTATTTTTTAAACTTTGGGAAAAAAGAGAAAAAATACCTACGCTTAACTCTGTGCCAGCATATTTGTACAGATCTGTTCATAATGAGTGCCTCAACTCCATAAAACATAACAAAGTAAAGGCCGATTATCAGAGCCACAGCTTACATGTGGCTAGTAATGATACAAACACGAGCGACAACACGACAACAAAAGAACTGGAACATAGAATACATGATGCTATAAACAGCCTGCCCGAACAGTGTAGAACCATTTTTCAGCTTAGCCGTTTCGAAGAATTAAAATATAGAGAGATTGCTGACAAGCTTGGGTTATCTGTTAAGACCGTGGAAAACCAGATGGGCAAGGCCCTTAAAGTAATGAGAACAAAGTTGGCAGATTTTTTACCATCCCTGATCTTGGTATTGCTTAACCTCTTAAATGAAATAACGTGA
- a CDS encoding NAD(P)H-dependent oxidoreductase, with the protein MVKQILAMGASSSRKSINKRFAQYAANLVRNAKVDLVDLNDYEMPIYSIDKENEGGIPQLAHDFKAKVLAADGIIISFAEHNGAYSTAFKNIFDWISRIDKDVWGQKTMLLLATSPGARGGRTVLDIAVNKFSFMNKNTIASFSLPSFTQNFSEGIVDEALKMSFEEQLRIFEEAL; encoded by the coding sequence ATGGTTAAACAAATTTTGGCAATGGGGGCGAGTAGTAGTAGAAAGTCTATTAATAAGAGGTTTGCCCAATATGCAGCAAATCTTGTACGTAATGCTAAGGTGGATCTGGTAGATCTGAATGATTATGAGATGCCTATTTATAGTATAGATAAAGAGAATGAAGGAGGTATACCACAGTTAGCTCACGATTTCAAAGCAAAGGTACTAGCAGCAGATGGCATAATCATCTCATTTGCAGAGCATAATGGAGCCTACTCTACTGCATTCAAAAATATATTTGATTGGATATCAAGAATCGATAAAGATGTTTGGGGGCAAAAAACTATGCTTTTATTAGCAACATCTCCAGGCGCAAGAGGAGGAAGAACAGTCTTAGATATAGCGGTCAATAAGTTCAGTTTTATGAACAAGAATACTATTGCAAGTTTCTCTTTGCCTTCTTTTACTCAAAACTTTTCCGAAGGCATAGTTGATGAAGCGCTCAAAATGTCTTTTGAGGAACAGTTACGTATTTTCGAAGAGGCATTATAG
- a CDS encoding site-specific integrase encodes MASVKIILRKRANKDDTHALVLQIIKDRKKSIIHLGHHVKQSDWDDTKKQVKKSHPNSARLNAFLLTKHAEAMAKVLEQETQKDTVSAKALKNKIKPQTGVSFIAQSQDYLDTLKSAGKYNQYTADKARINRFKKYLKNDISFSDITPGLLKKFDAYLRSCTTGKINKKKLSERTIVNHMAVIRSVFAHARRNGVITKEQSPFGGDGGIKIKFPDSTKTGPSESAIARLEELRLEDPRHEHARKLWLFSFYFAGMRVSDVFRLRWSDFVNYRLVYSMGKNNKVGSLKIPDKAVEILKHYEQFRVNSDDLVFPELKGVDFNDEFKAQRTIAFKTSALDKVLRKYVGPAANIEEKLTMHMARHSFGALAGDAIPIQMLQKLYRHSNVATTIGYQSNFIHKEADDALDAVLGKVKNHIDPEP; translated from the coding sequence ATGGCATCCGTGAAAATTATTCTTCGCAAGAGGGCGAATAAAGATGATACACACGCCCTCGTACTTCAGATTATTAAAGATCGTAAAAAATCTATTATACATCTTGGGCATCATGTTAAGCAATCAGATTGGGATGATACCAAAAAGCAGGTCAAAAAGTCTCATCCAAACTCCGCACGTTTAAACGCTTTTCTGCTTACCAAGCATGCCGAAGCTATGGCCAAGGTATTAGAGCAAGAAACGCAAAAAGATACGGTTTCTGCGAAGGCGTTAAAGAATAAAATTAAACCCCAGACAGGAGTTTCATTTATTGCACAATCTCAGGACTATTTGGATACTTTAAAATCCGCAGGAAAATATAATCAATACACTGCTGATAAAGCGAGAATTAATCGATTTAAAAAATATCTAAAGAACGACATTTCATTCTCCGACATTACACCTGGACTACTCAAAAAATTTGATGCTTATCTAAGAAGCTGCACTACAGGTAAAATCAACAAAAAGAAGCTTAGTGAAAGAACTATAGTCAATCACATGGCTGTCATTCGTAGTGTATTTGCACATGCTCGCAGAAACGGAGTAATTACTAAAGAGCAAAGCCCTTTTGGTGGCGATGGAGGAATAAAGATTAAGTTTCCTGACTCTACCAAAACAGGGCCATCTGAAAGTGCGATTGCCAGGCTGGAAGAGCTTAGATTAGAAGACCCGCGTCATGAACACGCCCGTAAACTATGGTTGTTCTCTTTCTATTTTGCTGGAATGAGGGTTTCTGATGTTTTTAGACTGCGATGGTCAGATTTTGTGAATTATAGGCTTGTCTATTCAATGGGGAAAAACAACAAAGTCGGTTCACTCAAAATTCCTGATAAAGCTGTAGAGATATTAAAACACTATGAGCAATTCAGAGTTAATAGTGACGACTTAGTCTTTCCTGAATTAAAGGGCGTGGACTTTAATGACGAATTCAAAGCGCAAAGAACTATTGCATTTAAGACGAGTGCATTAGATAAGGTGCTTAGAAAATATGTGGGTCCGGCAGCTAACATAGAAGAAAAACTCACAATGCACATGGCCAGACATTCATTTGGGGCGTTAGCGGGTGATGCAATACCGATACAGATGCTTCAAAAGCTCTACAGGCATTCAAATGTTGCCACTACTATTGGCTATCAATCCAATTTTATTCACAAAGAAGCTGATGACGCATTGGACGCTGTACTAGGAAAGGTCAAAAATCATATCGACCCTGAACCGTAA
- a CDS encoding metallophosphoesterase gives MTKVIIHISDLHVSTKVKNDGRVNDSINSYLTTDANTESAFNFIDEFLDSIKKEFKDATYFLLVTGDIADTGSVTEYESASTFLKRIISGLGIKISECLILPGDHDVHRLSLLKELDERPNNSSHLLNEIKFKNFSTFYTDVTNEEYQFNNIIIKHIAVDPLLVLIGLNSNYKIDAAGGEGYVPVETFKAEIEALKEKYDCKRVQFVLAWHHNFTAGFEDTNRGQWERENRQHFLDELQRQNIKVILTGNEHTSNSRKVESIETSDCGSLTSIPHDAAFKVYPVNVTEEQISLGNVIFGLQKTQDNSSPFFWQRRDNGPAKQPQEFVLFVKNKQEIEAAIELPHSENAELSSNEKLGGSIQSKSIYRNEGISDYLYSIVKDKKLFHSGHFHWSETSRAHNWIDITKLLEDNSDLYFSQTAIMDIIDKLNLAEDCQLIIGLGYEGNILSSKASIKYNIPYTSLPYSYRYDDHHDYEKKLNFENTTGEFKTIIIVTDVVNDGRTIRKLIEREKGFFDNVKRVIVLSLFYTGTQELNSDILNYKNLPAEHDFESDYEVDNIEFYTVTSLRVERCPYGANYKTECFIYRDDLSCVHLFYNES, from the coding sequence ATGACGAAAGTGATAATCCATATATCTGACCTCCATGTGAGTACTAAAGTCAAAAATGATGGCAGGGTAAATGATAGCATCAATTCATATCTCACAACTGATGCAAACACAGAATCTGCGTTCAACTTCATCGATGAGTTTCTTGACTCCATTAAAAAGGAGTTTAAAGATGCAACATATTTTTTACTAGTGACCGGAGACATCGCAGACACTGGTTCAGTAACTGAGTATGAATCAGCATCAACTTTTCTAAAAAGAATAATTTCGGGCTTAGGAATCAAGATCAGCGAATGTCTCATATTACCGGGAGATCACGATGTGCATAGACTATCTCTACTTAAAGAATTAGATGAAAGGCCAAATAACTCATCCCATCTACTAAACGAAATTAAATTTAAAAACTTTTCTACTTTCTATACGGATGTTACAAACGAAGAATATCAATTCAACAATATCATCATAAAACATATTGCAGTTGATCCTCTACTAGTTCTAATTGGCCTAAATTCTAATTACAAAATTGATGCAGCTGGCGGGGAAGGATACGTACCAGTAGAAACTTTTAAGGCAGAAATAGAGGCTCTAAAAGAAAAGTATGATTGCAAAAGAGTACAGTTTGTATTGGCTTGGCATCATAACTTTACTGCTGGCTTTGAAGACACAAATCGAGGCCAATGGGAGAGGGAAAACAGACAGCATTTTCTGGATGAGCTACAGCGACAAAATATTAAGGTAATTCTAACTGGAAATGAGCATACCAGTAACTCTAGAAAAGTCGAATCTATAGAAACTAGTGATTGCGGCTCATTAACAAGTATCCCACATGATGCTGCATTTAAGGTCTACCCGGTCAATGTTACAGAGGAACAAATTTCATTAGGCAATGTAATATTTGGATTGCAAAAAACGCAAGATAATAGCTCTCCATTTTTTTGGCAACGGCGAGATAATGGCCCCGCTAAACAACCCCAAGAGTTTGTGTTGTTTGTAAAAAACAAACAAGAAATAGAAGCTGCAATAGAGTTACCACATTCTGAAAATGCAGAACTATCGTCAAATGAAAAATTAGGGGGGTCTATTCAGTCAAAGTCTATATACAGAAACGAAGGAATTTCAGATTACTTGTATTCGATTGTGAAAGACAAAAAGCTATTCCACTCTGGACATTTCCACTGGAGTGAAACATCTAGAGCCCATAATTGGATTGATATTACAAAGCTCTTAGAGGACAACAGCGATTTATACTTCTCACAGACGGCAATAATGGATATCATTGATAAGCTTAATCTCGCAGAAGATTGTCAATTAATAATTGGCTTGGGTTATGAAGGAAATATATTATCCAGTAAAGCCTCAATTAAATATAACATCCCATACACCTCGCTCCCTTATTCGTATCGCTACGATGATCATCATGACTATGAAAAGAAGTTGAATTTCGAAAACACAACTGGAGAATTTAAAACTATAATAATTGTAACAGACGTAGTAAATGACGGACGTACAATTAGAAAACTTATTGAGCGTGAGAAAGGCTTTTTCGATAATGTGAAACGCGTAATCGTACTGTCATTATTCTACACCGGTACACAAGAACTTAATTCAGACATTCTGAATTATAAAAATTTACCAGCAGAACACGACTTCGAAAGCGATTATGAAGTTGATAATATTGAGTTTTATACGGTTACGTCATTACGCGTTGAAAGATGTCCTTATGGGGCAAATTACAAAACTGAGTGTTTTATTTATCGGGATGATCTTAGCTGCGTTCATCTATTCTATAATGAAAGTTGA
- a CDS encoding DNA polymerase Y family protein translates to MAKRFVSIWFRYLTTDWLTRRKPELKNIPFVFAAPERGRMVVKAVNPIASANGISPGMVVADGRAILPSLQVFDDQHGKDVTLLTAIAEWCIRYTPIAAIDPPDGLILDVSGCTHLWGSELQYLKDLLGRLSAFGYSVRPGMADTIGCAWAIARFGLSNPVIESGKQVEALNLLPPAALRLETSTNERLNKLGLIEIGKFMTMPRSALRRRFGQSLLSRLDQALGQEIEVLVPVKPIEPYQERLPSLEPVRTAQAIEYALQELLDKICQRLTAEEKGIRKAVFKCYRIDNNIQSIDIGTAKASRNAMHLFRLFEIKIGQIMPALGIELFVLEATVVEHLSSNQEAIWNFSYNRQKELAELLDRIAVKVGMHTIHRYLPDEHHWPERSFKEAKSLEEEATTTWQDDLPRPVHLLRDPELIEVTVAMPDYPPMLFKHKGNLYRVKKADGPERIEQEWWIEQGLYRDYYCVEDDKGARYWLFRLGHYLNHEPKWFIHGFFA, encoded by the coding sequence ATGGCAAAGCGTTTTGTTTCTATATGGTTCCGTTACTTAACAACGGATTGGCTCACCCGTCGCAAGCCTGAGCTAAAGAATATACCGTTTGTATTTGCAGCCCCAGAGCGAGGACGAATGGTTGTCAAAGCTGTTAATCCTATAGCATCTGCAAATGGCATCTCTCCTGGTATGGTGGTTGCTGATGGAAGAGCCATATTGCCTAGTTTACAAGTGTTCGACGACCAGCATGGCAAGGATGTTACGCTGCTTACTGCAATAGCTGAATGGTGCATTCGCTATACACCCATAGCAGCAATTGACCCACCTGATGGACTTATCTTGGATGTAAGTGGTTGCACTCATCTTTGGGGTAGCGAGCTACAGTATCTAAAAGATTTACTAGGAAGGTTAAGTGCATTCGGTTACTCAGTAAGGCCGGGTATGGCTGATACTATTGGCTGCGCGTGGGCAATTGCCCGCTTTGGTCTGTCAAACCCGGTTATTGAATCTGGTAAGCAGGTTGAAGCACTTAATCTGTTACCACCTGCTGCACTTCGTCTGGAAACCTCAACAAATGAACGACTAAATAAACTTGGGTTAATCGAGATTGGAAAGTTTATGACCATGCCTCGTTCAGCACTAAGAAGACGTTTTGGGCAGTCCTTACTATCCCGTTTAGATCAGGCTCTAGGGCAAGAAATAGAGGTGTTGGTGCCTGTTAAACCAATAGAACCTTATCAGGAACGTCTTCCAAGCCTTGAACCTGTCCGTACTGCACAAGCGATTGAATATGCGTTACAAGAGCTTCTCGATAAAATTTGTCAAAGATTGACAGCAGAAGAGAAGGGGATTCGAAAGGCAGTGTTTAAGTGTTACCGCATTGATAATAACATACAGAGTATCGATATAGGGACAGCGAAAGCATCTCGCAATGCCATGCATTTATTCAGACTTTTTGAAATCAAAATCGGGCAGATTATGCCAGCCTTGGGGATTGAACTTTTTGTCTTAGAGGCAACTGTTGTAGAGCATTTATCTAGTAATCAAGAAGCTATCTGGAATTTCAGCTACAACCGCCAAAAGGAACTTGCAGAATTACTTGACCGCATTGCCGTAAAAGTCGGTATGCATACTATTCACCGCTATTTGCCAGATGAGCATCATTGGCCGGAACGTTCATTTAAAGAGGCGAAGTCACTGGAAGAAGAAGCAACCACAACATGGCAAGATGATTTACCGCGTCCTGTACATTTATTACGTGATCCTGAATTAATTGAAGTGACAGTTGCAATGCCTGACTATCCACCAATGTTATTTAAGCACAAAGGGAATTTGTATCGAGTCAAAAAAGCAGATGGGCCGGAACGTATAGAACAGGAATGGTGGATTGAGCAGGGATTATATCGGGACTATTATTGTGTTGAGGATGACAAGGGCGCACGATATTGGCTGTTTCGTTTAGGCCATTATCTTAATCATGAACCTAAATGGTTTATACATGGCTTTTTTGCTTAA
- a CDS encoding error-prone DNA polymerase, giving the protein MSYTELQVTSNFSFLRGASHPEELINYAVELGYETIAITDRNTLAGIVRAYSAAKKAGIRLIVGCRLDLVDGISLLAYPTNKDAYSRLSGLLSTGNLRTEKGRCDLYKADVFAAAQGIKFIIVPPNTINSEFEFEADFIKAVSEYRKQFGNHVYLGASRTYQANDAKRLFRLAQLSDQFDIPLVAVNDIHYHIPERRELQDIMTCVREKCTIYNAGYRLHQNAERYLKTTKEMQRLFMQYPDAITRTQEIAEACQFSLSELKYVYPEEITNGRPPYEELVDLTWQGAKDFYGEPLPEKVITNINHELAFISEMDYAPYFLTVYDIVRFARSKGILCQGRGSAANSTICFVLGITSVDPTKFDLLFERFISSARDEPPDIDVDFEHERREEVIQYIYEKYGRDRAGIVATVTQLHQKGAIRDVAKAMGMSVDAINRLSKSLWEFTDEWFERKRISDQGFNPEDKHLLKVLELTKQFMGFPRQLGQHTGGFVITQDKLTDLCPILNARMENRTNIEWNKDDIDALGFLKIDVLALGMLTCIRKAFDLAKKHYGLTLTLANIPQDDPAVYEMVGHADTIGVFQIESRAQQSMLPRLKPKNFYDLVIEVAIVRPGPIQGDMVHPYLRRRNGEEPVTYPSKDLEKILGRTLGVPLFQEQVMKIAIIAAGFTPAEADELRRSMATFKAKGTVNQFEKRLINGMLERGYTHEFATRIMRQLEGFGAYGFPESHAASFALLVYVSCWIKCYYPDIFCTALLNSQPMGFYQPAQLVSDARNHRVEVRPVDINYSFWDNTLEEQVGKFRAVRLGFRQVKGLRVEDMTVLVASRRKHFTRITELMDAGASLSAIEMLADADAFRSIGLDRRQALWYVSALADRPNGIYTGQSSESVAENCIKLPPMALSEHVLHDYGSMSLSLKKHPVDFVREKLTQLNVLTTAQLVDCKNGESVKVSGLVLVRQRPGTAAGVCFITIEDETGFANLVVWQSLFETYRKEILRATLLMVEGKLQREGEVTHVIVSKCHDISKMLKKLGEVQKNHHKLQLRSCADNRECTFVDERKPTREKLTNQGEIFSKGRNFK; this is encoded by the coding sequence ATGAGCTATACAGAACTACAGGTCACGTCAAATTTCAGTTTTTTACGTGGGGCTTCGCACCCAGAAGAACTCATAAACTATGCTGTAGAGCTGGGGTATGAAACAATTGCTATCACAGACCGCAACACACTTGCTGGAATTGTCCGTGCCTATAGTGCTGCAAAGAAAGCAGGCATCCGTCTCATTGTTGGCTGCCGCCTTGATCTGGTTGATGGTATTAGTCTTTTGGCTTACCCCACCAACAAAGATGCTTATTCACGGCTTTCAGGCTTGCTGTCAACAGGTAATTTGCGTACAGAAAAAGGCAGATGCGATTTATACAAAGCTGATGTATTTGCAGCAGCACAAGGGATCAAGTTTATTATCGTGCCACCAAATACAATTAATAGCGAGTTCGAATTTGAAGCAGATTTCATCAAAGCTGTTTCAGAGTATAGAAAGCAATTTGGCAATCATGTTTATTTAGGCGCATCACGCACCTATCAAGCTAATGATGCAAAGCGTTTATTCAGACTTGCTCAATTATCAGACCAGTTTGACATCCCACTTGTCGCAGTGAATGACATACATTATCATATACCTGAACGCCGCGAATTGCAGGACATCATGACCTGTGTGCGTGAGAAATGCACAATCTATAATGCAGGCTATCGCTTACATCAAAACGCCGAACGTTATCTCAAAACGACAAAAGAGATGCAAAGGCTGTTCATGCAATACCCTGATGCCATTACACGCACGCAGGAAATTGCCGAAGCTTGCCAGTTTTCTTTAAGTGAACTCAAATATGTTTATCCAGAAGAGATCACAAACGGCAGACCGCCTTACGAAGAGCTTGTCGACCTTACCTGGCAAGGCGCAAAAGATTTTTATGGTGAGCCGTTACCTGAAAAAGTTATTACAAATATTAATCACGAACTAGCTTTTATTAGTGAGATGGATTATGCACCTTATTTTCTAACGGTGTATGATATTGTACGTTTTGCTCGAAGTAAGGGAATTCTATGTCAAGGGAGAGGGTCGGCAGCAAACTCAACAATCTGTTTCGTTCTAGGCATTACATCGGTCGATCCTACCAAATTTGATTTGCTTTTCGAACGCTTTATATCATCCGCACGCGATGAACCACCAGATATTGACGTGGACTTCGAGCATGAACGTCGCGAAGAAGTAATCCAGTATATCTATGAGAAATATGGACGTGACCGGGCCGGGATTGTCGCTACAGTCACACAGTTGCATCAAAAAGGTGCAATACGTGACGTAGCTAAAGCAATGGGGATGTCCGTTGACGCTATCAACCGACTGTCAAAATCACTTTGGGAATTTACCGATGAATGGTTTGAACGTAAACGTATCAGTGATCAGGGCTTCAACCCTGAAGACAAGCATCTTCTTAAAGTATTGGAACTGACCAAACAGTTTATGGGTTTTCCGCGCCAGCTAGGACAGCATACTGGCGGCTTTGTTATTACACAGGATAAGTTAACTGATTTATGCCCTATTCTGAATGCAAGGATGGAAAACCGTACTAACATTGAATGGAATAAAGATGATATAGATGCGCTTGGGTTTTTAAAAATTGACGTGTTGGCTTTAGGCATGTTGACCTGCATCCGGAAGGCATTTGACCTAGCTAAAAAACATTACGGATTGACATTAACCTTAGCAAATATACCGCAGGATGATCCTGCTGTTTATGAAATGGTTGGACATGCAGACACCATCGGCGTTTTTCAGATCGAGAGTAGGGCGCAGCAATCCATGCTGCCTCGTCTAAAACCCAAAAACTTTTACGACTTGGTAATTGAGGTAGCAATCGTTCGACCAGGGCCGATACAGGGTGACATGGTGCATCCATATCTACGCAGGCGAAATGGAGAAGAACCTGTAACCTATCCATCCAAAGACCTTGAAAAAATATTGGGAAGGACTTTAGGTGTACCACTATTCCAAGAACAAGTCATGAAAATTGCCATCATTGCCGCAGGATTTACACCTGCCGAAGCAGATGAGCTACGCCGTAGTATGGCAACTTTTAAAGCCAAGGGAACAGTCAACCAGTTTGAAAAACGTCTGATTAATGGCATGTTGGAACGCGGCTACACTCATGAATTTGCAACTCGCATCATGCGTCAACTAGAGGGTTTTGGAGCATATGGATTTCCTGAAAGCCATGCTGCCAGTTTTGCATTACTAGTGTATGTATCCTGTTGGATTAAATGCTATTATCCTGACATATTTTGTACGGCGTTACTGAACAGCCAGCCAATGGGCTTTTATCAACCAGCCCAACTTGTGAGTGATGCACGTAACCACAGAGTTGAGGTAAGACCAGTAGATATCAATTATTCTTTTTGGGACAATACGCTTGAAGAACAAGTCGGAAAATTCAGAGCAGTACGTCTTGGCTTTCGTCAGGTTAAAGGTCTCCGCGTAGAAGATATGACGGTTCTAGTCGCTAGCAGGCGTAAACACTTCACCAGAATTACAGAATTAATGGACGCTGGTGCTTCATTATCAGCAATCGAAATGCTGGCAGATGCTGATGCCTTCCGGTCTATCGGGCTCGACCGCAGACAAGCCTTGTGGTATGTGTCTGCCCTAGCTGATAGACCAAACGGCATCTATACTGGGCAAAGCTCCGAAAGTGTGGCTGAAAATTGTATTAAACTTCCACCCATGGCACTTTCCGAACATGTTTTACACGATTACGGTAGTATGTCGCTATCTCTCAAAAAGCACCCAGTCGACTTCGTTCGTGAGAAACTAACACAGCTTAATGTCCTGACTACGGCTCAGCTTGTCGATTGTAAAAATGGAGAGAGTGTAAAAGTATCTGGGCTAGTACTCGTTCGTCAGCGCCCAGGCACTGCCGCTGGGGTGTGTTTTATCACAATTGAGGATGAAACTGGCTTTGCAAACCTTGTGGTTTGGCAAAGCTTGTTTGAAACTTATCGAAAAGAAATATTGCGGGCTACATTATTAATGGTTGAGGGCAAGCTACAAAGAGAAGGGGAGGTAACACATGTAATTGTAAGTAAATGCCATGATATATCGAAGATGTTGAAAAAACTTGGAGAGGTTCAAAAGAATCATCACAAGTTGCAACTTAGATCTTGTGCTGACAACCGGGAATGCACTTTTGTAGACGAGCGTAAGCCAACACGTGAGAAACTGACTAATCAAGGTGAAATTTTCTCAAAAGGCAGAAATTTTAAATGA
- a CDS encoding FecR family protein, giving the protein MNKNNKHINEELMVRYLLGETTNEENLLINARLETDTEYKKQFEDYRSIWDKSKNISATSNINVDAAWEKFVEKTQQTAVKETKTISFPAQRKSILKIAAAVLMLVFCGIIGYTIYQQPITIASNDNVLTETLPDGTIVTLNRNASITYPRNFEGDTRDVTLEGEAFFDVAPNKAKPFMITADETTVKVVGTSFNVKCSDAITEIVVETGIVSVTKKQNEVVLTPNEVAFVHKNKAKPVKQNNTDQLYNYYRTKEFICDGTPLWRLVDVLNEAYDTEIIIANNDLKNLPLNTTFHNKSLDYVLDVISETFNIHVIDNDGRKVLK; this is encoded by the coding sequence GTGAACAAGAACAACAAACATATAAACGAAGAGTTGATGGTGAGGTACTTACTTGGGGAAACTACCAATGAAGAAAACTTACTTATAAACGCACGGCTGGAAACAGATACCGAATACAAAAAACAATTTGAAGATTATAGATCCATATGGGACAAGAGCAAAAACATTTCGGCAACCAGTAATATAAATGTAGATGCTGCTTGGGAAAAGTTCGTAGAGAAAACCCAACAAACAGCAGTTAAAGAAACTAAAACCATTTCTTTCCCTGCTCAACGCAAAAGCATATTAAAAATAGCTGCAGCAGTATTAATGTTAGTTTTTTGTGGCATCATTGGATATACTATCTATCAACAGCCTATTACTATTGCCTCAAATGATAATGTTTTAACAGAAACATTGCCTGACGGCACTATAGTTACATTAAATAGAAACGCAAGCATTACTTATCCAAGAAATTTTGAAGGAGATACTAGAGATGTAACACTTGAAGGAGAAGCATTCTTTGATGTAGCCCCTAATAAGGCTAAACCATTTATGATAACAGCCGACGAAACAACTGTTAAGGTGGTAGGAACTTCCTTTAATGTGAAATGCTCTGATGCCATTACAGAGATCGTAGTAGAAACAGGAATTGTTTCCGTTACTAAAAAACAAAATGAAGTAGTACTTACTCCAAACGAGGTAGCATTTGTTCATAAAAACAAGGCGAAGCCTGTTAAACAAAACAACACTGACCAGCTTTACAATTACTATCGCACCAAAGAGTTTATTTGCGACGGAACACCACTATGGAGACTAGTAGATGTACTTAATGAAGCTTATGACACAGAAATTATTATTGCCAATAACGATCTTAAGAACTTACCTTTGAACACTACCTTCCATAACAAATCGCTAGACTATGTATTAGATGTTATAAGCGAGACCTTTAATATACATGTCATAGACAATGATGGTAGAAAAGTATTAAAATAA
- a CDS encoding DUF4365 domain-containing protein → MTARRKQRVLQHIMEDESYKIIKQQIPAEWVVRDFNRPDYGVDLVIELFEKTEGELAETLGEFIYVQVKSISSIPKREITLYDVENVAKGVWTEDKTKSVNIECVTYRYDTNSILTVQALGGSISFLLFLVDISTREVYFVCMNDYIEKIILPKDSNYADRQSVLITIPTLNRLSNKVVTAAALGFYGKRSKLLGAFSKFSYQKNEIAHLLGFKDYPVKTLRDDVEKRVENDIQKIKVQLLYFIAQIEDMDIWRYKYWNVLPLAHADLKSVKNLLQNDRQDWDVLKSMIIILWHHLTNLGTMYEEICREWFLPKKISIELSYPLLKINE, encoded by the coding sequence ATGACGGCACGTAGAAAACAAAGAGTTCTTCAACATATAATGGAGGACGAGTCATATAAAATAATAAAACAGCAGATTCCTGCGGAATGGGTAGTAAGAGATTTCAATAGACCAGACTACGGAGTGGATTTAGTTATTGAATTATTCGAGAAGACTGAAGGCGAATTGGCTGAGACTTTAGGTGAATTTATCTATGTGCAAGTAAAATCTATATCGTCGATTCCAAAGAGGGAAATAACTCTTTATGATGTCGAAAACGTAGCTAAGGGAGTATGGACAGAAGACAAAACTAAATCTGTCAATATTGAATGTGTAACTTATAGATATGATACCAACTCAATCTTGACTGTTCAGGCTCTTGGTGGAAGTATTTCTTTTCTTCTTTTTCTAGTGGATATATCCACACGTGAGGTGTATTTCGTTTGTATGAATGATTATATTGAAAAAATCATTCTGCCTAAGGATTCAAATTATGCAGATCGACAATCCGTGTTGATAACAATCCCCACGCTAAATCGCTTATCAAATAAAGTAGTTACAGCTGCTGCATTGGGCTTTTACGGCAAACGTTCTAAACTACTTGGTGCCTTCTCAAAATTTTCTTACCAAAAAAATGAAATAGCCCATCTTTTGGGATTCAAAGACTATCCTGTCAAGACACTGCGTGATGATGTCGAAAAGCGAGTTGAGAATGATATTCAAAAGATAAAAGTTCAACTGCTATACTTTATTGCACAAATCGAAGATATGGATATCTGGAGATACAAATACTGGAATGTGTTGCCATTAGCTCATGCAGATCTAAAGAGTGTAAAAAATCTATTGCAAAATGACAGACAGGATTGGGATGTTTTGAAAAGCATGATTATTATTTTGTGGCATCACCTAACAAACCTGGGAACAATGTATGAAGAAATTTGCCGAGAGTGGTTTCTTCCTAAAAAAATCAGTATTGAATTATCTTACCCATTGTTAAAAATAAACGAGTAG